The DNA segment GGGCGATCGCCCGTGCGCCGTTGCGGCCCGCATGGCGGCGTGCAGCGGAGGCAGGCAGCACGGCCACGCCGGCGCCCTGGCCGACCAGCTGGCAGATGCTGTCGAACTGCTGCAGCTGCACGCGCCAGCGCAGCGGCTGGCCCAGTTGCGTGGCGTGGCGCTGCACCAGGGCCTGCAGGGCAGAGCCGCGGGGCAGGCCAATCCAGTCCTGTGTCAGCAACTCGGCAAGCCGCAGCGACATGCGGCGTGCCAGCGGGTGTTCCACCGGCAGCACGGCCACCAGCGGATCGGGGCGCCAGGGTTCGGCCTGGATGCCGCTGGTGTCCACCGCATCGCTGGCAATGCCAATGTCGCACAGGCCCTGACGCAAGCCGTCCAGCACGGCTTCGCTGCGGCATTCCTGCAGCTCCAGTGCCACGCGCGGCTGGGCCTGCAGAAAACCGGCCACGGCCTGCGGCAGGTGTTCGGCCACGGCCGAGGTATTGCCCCGCACCCGCGCCTGACCGGCCAGGCCGTTGCCGAAGTCCGCCAGATCACCGCGCAGATGCTCCATTTGCTGCAGCACCTGGCGTGCGTGCTGGCCCAGCGTATGGCCGGCGGCCGTGGGGCGCACGCCGCGTGCACCGCGCTCGAGCAGTGGGGCACCCAGCTGGGCTTCCATGCCGCGCACGCGCTCGCTGGCCGAGGCCAGCGTCATGTGCGACAGGCCCGCTGCCGCCGTGAGCGTGCCGCTGTCCAGGATGTGGACAAACAGTTGCAGATCGGTGAGGTCAAAGCGCATGGAGGGCAAGGTGGGCATGGACGAAGAGGGGCGGAACAAGGCTCAGGGAGGGCCTGAGTCTGGCTGCAGCACTTCCGCATTGTGGTGTCAGTGTAGGCGCAGAAGAATGGCGCAGGAAAAGTGTTTGGTTAGGACATGTTGTGATGCAAAAGGTTCAGTTTGAAACGAAGGCTGCTGCGGCCACCATGGCAGCCATGGCGGCACAGCAGGCGGGCGCATGAACGCCGATTTGCTGGCCCAGCCGGGGCTGCTGCTGGGGGCCGTGCTGGTGTTTGCGCTGGCAGGCGTGGTCAAGGGCGTGGTGGGTCTGGGTCTGCCCACGGTCTCCATGGCGCTGCTGGCGCTGTTCATGCCCACGGGGCAGGCCGCCGCCTGGCTGCTGCTGCCTTCGCTGGTGACCAATGTGCTGCAGATGCGTCCGGCGGCATCGCTGGGACCGGTGCTGCGCCAGCTGTGGCCCATGCAGCTGGGCGTGGTGGTGGGTACGTTGGGCGGGGTGTGGTGGTGGGGGCCGCTGGGCCAGGCCGCCGGGGCACGCACCTTGCTGGGAGCGGCGCTGGCGCTGTATGCGCTGTGGGGTCTGTGGGGACGTGCGGTGACGCTGCCGCACAGGCACCAGGGGTGGCTGGGGGCTGTGGCTGGCCTGGTGACCGGGGGCATCACGGCGCTGACCGGTGTGTTTGTGGTGCCGGCGGTGGCCTATCTGCAGGCCTTGCAGCTGCCGCGCCAGGCGCTGATGCAGGCCATGGGGCTGAGCTTTACGGTCTCCACGCTGGCCTTGGGTCTGGGGCTGAGTGGTGTGGCGGGCGGCAGCGGCCCGCTGGATGGTGCGGCGCTGGGGGCGTCGGCCGCGATGCTGCTGCCCGCGCTGCTGGGCATGGCTGCGGGGGAGCGGCTGCGATCGCGTCTGTCGGCCACGGCTTTCAAGCGGGTGCTGATGGGCAGCTTGCTGGCACTGGGGGCTTACATGCTGTTCAACTAGCAGCGGTGAAACCGCTGTGCCGCTGCATGGCATGGCAGCATGTCTGCAAAAGAAAAGGGCTTGAAGGTGGAAACACCTTCAAGCCCTTTTCTGCGTGTGCTGCCGCAGCGTGGCTGGTACGGACTCAGTCTTGCGGGCGGAAGCCGATCACCAGGGTGGGCGGCACCTTGCCATCCACGTCCTTGGGCAGGGAATCGGTCTTCTGCACGGCGCGCACCACGGCGTCGTCCCAGGCCTTGTTGCCGCTGGACTTGATCAGGCGGGCGCTGATGATGTCACCGCCGGGCGCGGTGCGCACTTCGACTTCGGCACGCGGGTTGCCGCTGATCGCGTCCGGGTAGACGATGTTGGGCTTGACCTTGGCCGCCACCTTGGCGCCGTAGCCGGCCGACGGGCCGTGGCCGCCGCCGGCACCGGTGCCCGCACCGGAACCGTTGCCACCGCCCTTGCCAGCGTTGGGGCCGCTGCTGCGCTCGGCCGAGCCACTGCCGCCCGAGCCTGCCAGACCGGCCATGCGTGCCATGTTTTCCTGGCGCATCTTCTCTGCGGCGGCTGCGTCCTTGGCGTCCTTGGCCGCCTGTTCCTTCTTGCGCTTGTCGTCAGCGGCCTTCTTCTCGGCTTTTTCCTTGTCGGCTTTCTCTTTCTCGGCCTTGTCTTTTTTCTCTTTTTCCTTCTGCAGCTTGTCTTTCTCGGCCTTGTCCGCCTTTTCTTTCTCCAGGCGGTCCTTCTTCTCCTGCTCTTTCTTCTGCTTGTCCTTCTCGGCCTTGTCTGCTTTTTCCTTTTCCAGGCGTTCCTTGCGCTCTTCCTCGGCCTGTTCCTTCTTTTCTTTTTCCTTTTGCAGCCGCGCTTTTTCCGCCTTCTCGGCCTTTTCCTTGGCTTGGCGTTCTTCCAGCTCGCGCTTGTCCTTCAGCTCCTGCTGGCGCTTTTTCTCCAGCGCCAGCTCGGCCTCATGGGCCTGTTGCTCGGCTTGCAGCTGTTGTGGCGTGGGCTTGGGCGGCACCACCACGGGCTCTGGCTCCGGTGGGGGCGGGGGCTTGACGGGTTCGGGCTCCGGCTCGGGTTCCGGTGGCGGCGTGGGCGCACGCGGGGCCGCTGCCGTGGGCATTTCCGACCACAGCTCGGCTTCCACAGCGGCTTCACCGACCGCTTTGGGCGGGCGCACGTTCCACACGAGCGCCACGATCAGCAGGATGTGCGCCGCCAGTGCCATCAGCCAGGCGCGCAGGTACTTGCTGCGGCGGGGTGGGGCAAAGGGGTCGTTTTCGTAGCGGGATGACATGGAATCGGGTGCGGTGCTAATAGTTGCGGGCCGGCGGGCGGAAAGTCGCCGCCGGCCCGAAGGTCACTTGCCGGCGGCGGACTTGACGCCCAGGGCCACGCGCTTGACGCCGGCTTTCTGGAGTTCGCCCATGGCGTTGACCACGGTTTCGTAGGGCAGGGCTTTGTCTGCCTGGATCATGACGGCACTGTCCTCGGGCTGGCCGGATTGCCAGCTGGCGGCCGCCAGACCCAGTTCCTGCAGCGTCACGGCCTGTTCGCCATTCGGCGTCTTCAGGCGCACGGAGCCGTCCTTGTCGATCAGCACATGGGCCACGTTCTGGACCGGGGGCTTGGTGGACTTGCCGGCGCTGGGCACGTTGATGGCGCCGGGCGTGAGCATGGGGGCCGTGACCATGAAGATGATCAGCAGCACCAGCATCACGTCGATGAACGGCACCATATTGATTTCGTTGACGGTGCGGCGGCCTTTGCCGCGGGAGCTGACTGAGGGCATGGGGCGGCTCCGATCAGTGGCCCGACGCCGTGCTCTGGCCCACGCCGCTCACATTGCGCTGCAGGATGTTGGAGAACTCTTCGATGAAGGTTTCCTGCTGGCTGGCAACGCGGTCAATCTTGTGGGCGTAGCGGTTGTAGGCAGTCACCGCCGGGATGGCAGCAAACAGGCCCATGGCGGTGGCGACCAGGGCTTCGGCAATGCCGGGGGCCACGGTGGCCAGCGTGATCTGTTCCATGTTGGCAAAACCGGTGAAGGCGTGCATCACCCCCCAGACCGTGCCGAACAGACCGACGTAGGGGGCCACGGAGCCCACGGTGCCCAGGAAGGGCAGACCGGATTCGATCTCGTCCATCTCCCGTTGGAAGCTGGCACGCATGGCGCGGCGGGTCCCGTCCATCAGCGTGTCGGCGCTGGTGATGCGGCGTTCGCGCAGTTTCTGGTATTCGCGCATGCCGCTGGCGAAGACGCGTTCCATCGGGCCGCCGCTCTTGGCGTTTTTCATGGCGCTGATGTACAGATCGTTCAGGCTGGTGCCGGACCAGAAGTCCTGCTCGAAGCTGTCGTTCTGCGCGCGCACCTTGTTGAGCGTCTGCATCTTGCGGAAGATCATGGCCCAGCTGGCGACCGAGGCGGCCACCAGGATCAGCATGACGAGTTGGACCACCCAGCTGGCTTGCAGCACCAGGTGGAGGATGGACATGTCTTGGTTGTTCATGAGAGTTGTTCCAGGATGCTGGCAGGAATACGGGCAGGGCGCATGCTGGCCGCATCCACCCAGCCAATACGGATGGTGCCTTCACTTAACAGCTGAGGCTGGCCATCGGATGACATGGTGTGTTGTAACAAAGCCTGTTGGGCAATGGTGATGGAGGCGCGGCCGGCCGATTGCAGCCGGGCCGTGACCCAGAGCTGATCGTCCAGCCGTGCCGGGGTGACATAGTCCACCGCAGCATGGGTTACGACAAAGAAGCCGCCGGTTTGTTCCCGCAGCTTTTGCTGCTCGATACCCAGGGCGCGCAGCCATTCGGTGCGGCCGCGCTCGAAGAAATGCAGCATCCGGGAGGGGTAGACCGTGCCGCGGGCATCGGTGTCCTCCCAATAGATGCGCAGGGGAAAGCGAAAGGCCGTCATGAGCATGCTCAGCCCAGCAGGCGTTCCATGCGGGCCACGGCTTCCTGCAACTGGGCCATGGAGTTGGCCGTGGAAAAGCGGATGTGGCGTGCGGTGTCGGCCGTGCCGAAGTCGCGGCCTGGGGTGGCCGCGATATGGGCTTGCTGCAGCAGCGCATGGGCAAAGTCCCAGCTGCAGTTGGCTCCGGGCGCCACGCACAGCTTGTGCGCCATCTGGGAGCAGTCGGCCCAGGCGTAGAACGCGCCGTCGGGCATCACCGGCACGGACAGGCCCAGGCGGTTGAGCTGGGGCAGGAAGTAGTCGCGGCGGGCCTTGAATTCGGCACGGCGGCGTTCGAACTCGGCAATGCTTTCGGGCGCAAAGCAGGCCAGGGCGGCATGCTGCGAGATGGTGGACGCGCAGATGAACAGGTTCTGGGCCAGGCGCTCCACCACCGGCACCATGGCGTCGGGCACCACCATCCAGCCCAGGCGCCAGCCGGTCATGTTGAAGTACTTGCTGAAGCTGTTGATGCTGATGATGTCGTCGTCCATGGCCAGGGCGGTCTGGCCGAAGGCGTCGTCATACGACAGGCCCAGGTAGATCTCGTCGACGATGGTGATGCCGCCCTTGGACTTGACCACCTCGTGGATGCGGCGCAGCTCGGTCGGGTCAATGGACGTGCCTGTGGGGTTGGAGGGCGATGCCAGCAGCACCCCGCGCGTCTTGTCGCCCCAGTGGGCCTGCACCTGGGCGGCGCTGAGCTGGAAACGCTCTGCCGCGCCCGACGGAATCAGCTTGGCCGAGCCTTCGGCGGCGCTGACGAAGTGGCGGTTGCAGGGGTAGCTGGGGTCCGGCATCAGGATTTCATCGCCGGCCTCGATCAGTGCCAGGCAGGCCAGTTGCAGCGCAGCGCTGGCGCCGGCGGTGACCACAATGCGGCGTGCGGGTACGTCCACGCCGAAGCGGCTGGCATACCAGCCGCTGATGGCTTCGCGCAGCGGCTCCAGGCCCAGCGCGTTGGTGTATTGCGTGGCGCCGCTGCCGATGGCGCGGGCCGCGGCCTCCTGCACCAGGGCGGGTGCGGTGAAATCGGGTTCGCCAATGTTCAGAAAGATCACCGGCTGGTCGGTGTGGGCCACTTCACGGGCCAGCGCCTGGGCGGCCTTGGCCACCTCCATCACGTAAAACGGTTCAATGCGTTGCGCGCGGGTGGAAAACTGCATGGGCTCTTCAAGGGGGCGGCGGTGCCGCAGAACAAAAAAGAAAAAAGGCAGCGTTCCGGAGGGAAGGCTGCCTGGCAGGAGATCAGGCCTGGCTGTCCTGGGCGGGCTGGTCGGCTGCGGGTTCGGCCTTGGGGGCCTGCTCCGGCTTGCCGGCGCCGTTCTGGCCCTTGTCGGCGGCCACTTCGGTGGGGCGCAGCGTGGGGGCCAGGGCGTGGAGAACGCCGTTCACATACTTGTGGCCGTCGGTGCCGCCAAATTCCTTGGCCAGCTCGATGCTCTCGTTGAGCACCACACGCCAGGGCACATCGGGGCAGTGCAGGAATTCATAGACGCCAATCCACATGCAGGCATGCTCGATGGGCGAGAGCTCTTCCATGCGGCGGTCCAGCTTGGGAGCGATCAGCGCATCCAGGTCCGCAGCGGTTTCGATGCAGCCGTGCAGCAGTGCGTCGTAGTGGGCCGTGTCGCACTTGTGAAAGCCCGCCAGGTCGCGCGTGAACATGTCGATGGACGTGGCATCGTTGCCACCCACGATGTGCTGGTACAGCGCCTGCAGCGCGAACTCGCGCGAGCGGCTGCGGGTGGACTTGGAGGCCGCCTTGCGCACGCCGGTGCTGGTCACGCCCTTGCGGGGCTGGCGGGGGGGGCGGCTTTTGGCCGATGTGGATTGGGTGTCGTCGCTCATGGCTTATTTCAGGGTGCGGAGCAGACAGGCCATTTCGATGGCCACGCGGGCGGCATCGGCGCCTTTTTCGGTCTGGCGGGCGATGGCCTGCTCCAGGTTCTCGGTCGTGATGATCGCGTTGGCGATCGGAAGACGGTAGTCCAGGCTCAGGCGGGTCACGCCGGCGCCGGATTCATTGGCCACCAGTTCAAAGTGGTAGGTCTCGCCGCGGATGATGCAGCCCAGGGCCACCAGGGCGTCATAGCCGCCGCGCTCGGCCAGGGCCTGCAGCGCCACGGGCACTTCCAGTGCGCCGGGCACCAGCACATGGTCAATGGCGTCGGCGGCCACACCGGCGTCCAGCAAGGTCTGGGTGCAGGCCTGGGCCAGGGTGTTGGTGATGCTTTCGTTCCAGCGGGCCTGGACGATGCCAATGCGCAGACCTTGGCCGTTCAGTGCGGAGGCGTTGCCTTTTTCAGCGTGCAGCATGTCGCTTTATTCCTTGGTGATGTAACCGGTGATTTCCAGGCCGTAGCCGGCCATGCTGGGCATGCGGCGGGGCTGGCCCAGCAGCTTCATTTTGTGCACGCCGCATTCGCGCAGGATCTGTGCGCCCACGCCGTAGGTGCGCAGGTCCATGCGGCCGCGCTCGGGTGCCTGGGCCGAGCGGGCCTTGCCGTCGAACTGCTCCAGCAGTTGGGCGGCACTTTCGCCGCAGTTCAGCAGCACGGCCACGCCCTGGCCTTGGCGGTCCAGGTACTGCAGGCTGGTGTCCAGACCCCAGGAGTGCATGGAGCGGTTGATCTCCAGCGCATCCAGCACGGACAGCGGCTCGTGCACACGCACGGGGACTTCATCGGTTTCGCTCCAGCTGCCCTTGACCAGGGCCAGGTGCACGGCATGGCTGGGTTTGTCGCGGAAGGCGTGGCAGGTGAATTCGCCGTAGGGCGTCTGGATGGCACGGCTGCCCACTTTTTCCAGCAGCGATTCGGTGCGGCTGCGGTACTGGATCAGGTCGGCAATGGTGCCGATCTTCAGGCCGTGTTCCGCGGCAAACAGCTGCAGATCGGGCAGGCGGGCCATGGTGCCGTCGTCCTTCATGATCTCGCAGATCACGGCCGAGGGGGTGCAGCCGGCCATGCCGGCCAAGTCGCAACCGGCTTCCGTGTGGCCGGCGCGGATCAGCACGCCGCCGTCCACGGCCTGCAGCGGGAAGATGTGGCCCGGTTGCACCAGGTCGGTGGGCACGGCGTTCTTGGCCACGGCTGCCTGCACGGTGCGGGCGCGGTCGGCGGCGGAAATGCCGGTGGTCACGCCTTCGGCAGCTTCAATGGAGACGGTGAAGGCGGTGCTGTAGACGGTGCCATTGCGTGCAGCCATGGGCGGCAGCTTCAGGTATTCGCAGCGTTCGCGGGTGAGCGTCAGGCAGATCAGGCCCCGGCCGAACCGGGCCATGAAGTTGATGGCTTCGGGGGTGACGTGGTCGGAGGCCAGCACCAGGTCGCCTTCGTTTTCGCGGTCTTCCTCATCCACCAGGATGACCATGCGGCCTGCGCGCATGTCGGCAACGATCTCTTCCACCGGCGAGATGGCGACGGGGTTCAGGGGGGTATTCATGAGAGCTGTTTCCTTGGGGCCTGGTGCTGTGGCAACAGAAGGCGTATGGCGTCCAGGGCACTGACACATGGTGCCCAAGGACACCCCCAAAGAACGCTATGCGCACGGCCACTACCGTACGAGAGAGGGCGCCGGATGGTGCCCGCCTCGGAATCCCGCCATTCTAGTGCAGCGCAGCAGCTGTGCGCCGCAGAAGGTTTAGCGGGAGGGGTCCTGCAGCACCACATCGCCATCCGGAATCGCCACGCAGGGCAGCACGCAGCCTTCGGCTTTTTCTTCGGCGCTCAGGCCGGGCCATTCCACGGCGTAATGCACGCTGCCGGACACCAGTTGGCCGATGCAGGTGCGGCAGGTGCCGTTGCGGCAGGAGCTGGGCCAATCCAGCCCACCTTGCTCCATGGAGTCGAGCAGGGACTGGTCGGCCCAGGCATCGCATTGCTGGTCGCTGGGGCTGAGGCGGGCGATGAAAAAGGGTGGAGCGAATTCGGAAGACATGGGCAGCAAAAAAAGGAGCGCTCCATGGCGCAAACCTTGCATTGTGGCCGAGCCTGGATTCGGCGGGCAGTGGGCGGGATTTGTCCTGGTGTTAACCCGTGCATGCCTAAAAAATGGGCGCAGCAAATGGAAGTGTGAAAAATCAAGCACTTAGCGTCCAGGAATCCGCGGTTGCGAAAGTTGTCCACACAGTTTTCCAACGCGGTTGGTGACAACTTTGTCAGACAGTGCGCTGCCTAAAAAACAGGCATAAAAATAAAATCATTCAAAATCAATGGCTTGGGATTTTTTTGTAACAGTGTCTCATGCTTATCCACAGGCCTTTGCTGCAGAGATGGGGGTAAATCGGTGTTCGCGTCTGCGGTGGCTGCACGTGGGGGCGCACAGTCGCTTGGGCTACTGCAGCGCTGCCCGCCGCCGCGTAGAGTGCGCGGCGTAGACACCCGCAGCGGGTGGCAAAAAGCACGCAGATCCAACAGGAGACAAACACCATGCAAGCAGATGAACTGGACTTTCAGGGCCGTGTGGCCATCGTGACCGGCGCCGGGGGCGGCCTGGGCCGCCAGCATGCGCTGGCATTGGCACGACGCGGTGCCAAGGTGCTGGTCAACGATCTGGGCGGCGCGCTGGACGGCAGCGGTGGTTCGGTCGGCGCGGCCCAGGCCGTGGTCAATGAAATCGTTGCCGCCGGTGGCGAAGCACTGGCCAATGGCGCTTCGGTGACCGATTTCGAGGCCGTGCAGGCCATGGTGCAGCAGGCCGTGGACGCCTGGGGGCGGGTGGACATCCTGGTCAACAACGCCGGCATCCTGCGCGACAAGAGCTTTGCCAAGATGGACATGAGCGATTTCCGCCTGGTGATCGAAGTCCATCTGATGGGGGCCGCCAACTGCTGCAAGGCCGTGTGGGCCCAGATGCAGGCACAGAACTACGGCCGCATCGTGATGACGACCTCGT comes from the Comamonas terrigena NBRC 13299 genome and includes:
- a CDS encoding LysR family transcriptional regulator, translating into MRFDLTDLQLFVHILDSGTLTAAAGLSHMTLASASERVRGMEAQLGAPLLERGARGVRPTAAGHTLGQHARQVLQQMEHLRGDLADFGNGLAGQARVRGNTSAVAEHLPQAVAGFLQAQPRVALELQECRSEAVLDGLRQGLCDIGIASDAVDTSGIQAEPWRPDPLVAVLPVEHPLARRMSLRLAELLTQDWIGLPRGSALQALVQRHATQLGQPLRWRVQLQQFDSICQLVGQGAGVAVLPASAARRHAGRNGARAIALQDPWAQRQLLLCTRPGVQLPAHAQLLLEHLQQHSIR
- a CDS encoding TSUP family transporter, whose translation is MNADLLAQPGLLLGAVLVFALAGVVKGVVGLGLPTVSMALLALFMPTGQAAAWLLLPSLVTNVLQMRPAASLGPVLRQLWPMQLGVVVGTLGGVWWWGPLGQAAGARTLLGAALALYALWGLWGRAVTLPHRHQGWLGAVAGLVTGGITALTGVFVVPAVAYLQALQLPRQALMQAMGLSFTVSTLALGLGLSGVAGGSGPLDGAALGASAAMLLPALLGMAAGERLRSRLSATAFKRVLMGSLLALGAYMLFN
- the tolA gene encoding cell envelope integrity protein TolA — its product is MSSRYENDPFAPPRRSKYLRAWLMALAAHILLIVALVWNVRPPKAVGEAAVEAELWSEMPTAAAPRAPTPPPEPEPEPEPVKPPPPPEPEPVVVPPKPTPQQLQAEQQAHEAELALEKKRQQELKDKRELEERQAKEKAEKAEKARLQKEKEKKEQAEEERKERLEKEKADKAEKDKQKKEQEKKDRLEKEKADKAEKDKLQKEKEKKDKAEKEKADKEKAEKKAADDKRKKEQAAKDAKDAAAAEKMRQENMARMAGLAGSGGSGSAERSSGPNAGKGGGNGSGAGTGAGGGHGPSAGYGAKVAAKVKPNIVYPDAISGNPRAEVEVRTAPGGDIISARLIKSSGNKAWDDAVVRAVQKTDSLPKDVDGKVPPTLVIGFRPQD
- a CDS encoding ExbD/TolR family protein, with translation MPSVSSRGKGRRTVNEINMVPFIDVMLVLLIIFMVTAPMLTPGAINVPSAGKSTKPPVQNVAHVLIDKDGSVRLKTPNGEQAVTLQELGLAAASWQSGQPEDSAVMIQADKALPYETVVNAMGELQKAGVKRVALGVKSAAGK
- the tolQ gene encoding protein TolQ codes for the protein MNNQDMSILHLVLQASWVVQLVMLILVAASVASWAMIFRKMQTLNKVRAQNDSFEQDFWSGTSLNDLYISAMKNAKSGGPMERVFASGMREYQKLRERRITSADTLMDGTRRAMRASFQREMDEIESGLPFLGTVGSVAPYVGLFGTVWGVMHAFTGFANMEQITLATVAPGIAEALVATAMGLFAAIPAVTAYNRYAHKIDRVASQQETFIEEFSNILQRNVSGVGQSTASGH
- a CDS encoding YbgC/FadM family acyl-CoA thioesterase; amino-acid sequence: MTAFRFPLRIYWEDTDARGTVYPSRMLHFFERGRTEWLRALGIEQQKLREQTGGFFVVTHAAVDYVTPARLDDQLWVTARLQSAGRASITIAQQALLQHTMSSDGQPQLLSEGTIRIGWVDAASMRPARIPASILEQLS
- a CDS encoding pyridoxal phosphate-dependent aminotransferase; this translates as MQFSTRAQRIEPFYVMEVAKAAQALAREVAHTDQPVIFLNIGEPDFTAPALVQEAAARAIGSGATQYTNALGLEPLREAISGWYASRFGVDVPARRIVVTAGASAALQLACLALIEAGDEILMPDPSYPCNRHFVSAAEGSAKLIPSGAAERFQLSAAQVQAHWGDKTRGVLLASPSNPTGTSIDPTELRRIHEVVKSKGGITIVDEIYLGLSYDDAFGQTALAMDDDIISINSFSKYFNMTGWRLGWMVVPDAMVPVVERLAQNLFICASTISQHAALACFAPESIAEFERRRAEFKARRDYFLPQLNRLGLSVPVMPDGAFYAWADCSQMAHKLCVAPGANCSWDFAHALLQQAHIAATPGRDFGTADTARHIRFSTANSMAQLQEAVARMERLLG
- the nusB gene encoding transcription antitermination factor NusB, whose product is MSDDTQSTSAKSRPPRQPRKGVTSTGVRKAASKSTRSRSREFALQALYQHIVGGNDATSIDMFTRDLAGFHKCDTAHYDALLHGCIETAADLDALIAPKLDRRMEELSPIEHACMWIGVYEFLHCPDVPWRVVLNESIELAKEFGGTDGHKYVNGVLHALAPTLRPTEVAADKGQNGAGKPEQAPKAEPAADQPAQDSQA
- the ribH gene encoding 6,7-dimethyl-8-ribityllumazine synthase yields the protein MLHAEKGNASALNGQGLRIGIVQARWNESITNTLAQACTQTLLDAGVAADAIDHVLVPGALEVPVALQALAERGGYDALVALGCIIRGETYHFELVANESGAGVTRLSLDYRLPIANAIITTENLEQAIARQTEKGADAARVAIEMACLLRTLK
- the ribBA gene encoding bifunctional 3,4-dihydroxy-2-butanone-4-phosphate synthase/GTP cyclohydrolase II, encoding MNTPLNPVAISPVEEIVADMRAGRMVILVDEEDRENEGDLVLASDHVTPEAINFMARFGRGLICLTLTRERCEYLKLPPMAARNGTVYSTAFTVSIEAAEGVTTGISAADRARTVQAAVAKNAVPTDLVQPGHIFPLQAVDGGVLIRAGHTEAGCDLAGMAGCTPSAVICEIMKDDGTMARLPDLQLFAAEHGLKIGTIADLIQYRSRTESLLEKVGSRAIQTPYGEFTCHAFRDKPSHAVHLALVKGSWSETDEVPVRVHEPLSVLDALEINRSMHSWGLDTSLQYLDRQGQGVAVLLNCGESAAQLLEQFDGKARSAQAPERGRMDLRTYGVGAQILRECGVHKMKLLGQPRRMPSMAGYGLEITGYITKE
- a CDS encoding 2Fe-2S iron-sulfur cluster-binding protein, producing the protein MSSEFAPPFFIARLSPSDQQCDAWADQSLLDSMEQGGLDWPSSCRNGTCRTCIGQLVSGSVHYAVEWPGLSAEEKAEGCVLPCVAIPDGDVVLQDPSR
- a CDS encoding SDR family NAD(P)-dependent oxidoreductase — translated: MQADELDFQGRVAIVTGAGGGLGRQHALALARRGAKVLVNDLGGALDGSGGSVGAAQAVVNEIVAAGGEALANGASVTDFEAVQAMVQQAVDAWGRVDILVNNAGILRDKSFAKMDMSDFRLVIEVHLMGAANCCKAVWAQMQAQNYGRIVMTTSSSGLYGNFGQSNYGAAKLAQVGLMQTLAIEGAKYGIHVNALAPTAATRMTQGLLGEEALQALTPESVVPAMLVLAHASAPTRTILCAGAGSFEAAHITLTQGVHLGQGETVPEQLAEALPQVLDRTQEQVPQSGQAQSRLEVGKALQARALA